The following proteins are encoded in a genomic region of Gossypium hirsutum isolate 1008001.06 chromosome D05, Gossypium_hirsutum_v2.1, whole genome shotgun sequence:
- the LOC107906135 gene encoding casein kinase 1-like protein HD16 — translation MPVLRSGARRGRAAAQKQQQQQLPNPIEAGEAIATRTRRRRRAAEEAAAAAASPLEKDNNDEGDNRNKKPRAQGVNEKLAVAAAGEAAVREEEKNTKNRILEEEKKEEVGEKPMDEFNSGGGRGKDKGNAGEDEGSTAPLPEKVQVGGSPWYRIERKLGKGGFGQVCVGRRVSATNTNDRNGSGALEVALKFEHRSSKGCNYGPPYEWQVYNTLGGSHGIPRVHYKGRQGDYYVMVMDMLGPSLWDVWNNNSHTMSIEMVACIAIEAISILEKMHSRGYVHGDVKPENFLLGPTGTPDEKKLFLVDLGLATRWRDSSTGLHVEYDQRPDVFRGTVRYASVHAHLGRTCSRRDDLESLAYTLIFLLRGRLPWQGYQGENKGFLVCKKKMSTSPEALCCFCPAPFKQFVEHVVNLKFDEEPNYAKYISLFDGIVGPNPDIRPINTEGALELIYQVGQKRGRLSMDEEEDEQPKKKLRLGMPATQWISVYNARRPMKQRYHYNVADGRLAQHIEKGNEDGLFISSVASCQNLWALIMDAGTGFSAQVYELSPYFLHKEWIMEQWEKNYYISAIAGATNGGSLVVMSKGTSYLQQSYKVSESFPFKWINKKWREGFHVTSMATSGSRWGVVMSRGAGFSDQVVELDFLYPSEGIHRRWDSGYRITATAATWDQAAFVLSVPRRRPADETQETLRTSAFPSTHVKEKWAKNLYIASVCYGRTVS, via the exons ATGCCGGTACTGCGTAGCGGAGCACGCAGGGGACGGGCAGCAGCACAGAAGCAACAGCAGCAACAACTGCCGAATCCGATCGAGGCGGGGGAAGCAATTGCGACGAGGACTAGGCGGCGGCGGAGGGCGGCAGAAGAGGCGGCCGCAGCAGCAGCTTCGCCATTGGAAAAAGATAACAACGACGAAGGCGACAACAGGAATAAGAAACCGCGGGCGCAGGGGGTCAATGAGAAGTTAGCTGTCGCGGCGGCTGGGGAAGCGGCGGTTAGAGAAGAGGAGAAGAATACTAAGAATAGGATTTTAGAGGAAGAGAAGAAAGAGGAAGTCGGGGAAAAGCCGATGGATGAATTCAACAGCGGAGGAGGGCGGGGAAAAGATAAGGGTAATGCTGGTGAGGATGAAGGCAGCACCGCGCCGCTTCCTGAAAAG GTTCAGGTTGGAGGTTCCCCATGGTATAGAATTGAGAGGAAGTTGGGCAAGGGTGGCTTTGGACAGGTCTGTGTCGGTCGGCGTGTTTCAGCCACAAATACAAATGATAGAAATGGTTCTGGGGCTCTAGAG GTTGCCTTGAAATTTGAGCATAGAAGTAGCAAAGGATGTAACTATGGACCACCGTATGAGTGGCAAGTTTACAA CACTCTTGGTGGCAGTCATGGTATACCTCGAGTTCACTATAAGGGTCGTCAAGGTGACTATTACGTTATG GTTATGGATATGCTGGGTCCAAGTCTGTGGGATGTTTGGAATAATAACTCTCATAC GATGTCCATAGAAATGGTTGCTTGCATTGCTATTGAAGCGATATCAATATTGGAGAAAATGCACTCTAGAGG CTATGTGCATGGAGATGTAAAGCCTGAGAATTTTCTTCTAGGTCCTACAGGAACACCTGATGAAAAGAAATTATTTCTTGTTGATCTTGGATTAG CAACCAGGTGGCGAGATAGCTCAACTGGTTTGCATGTTGAATATGATCAGAGGCCGGATGTTTTTAG GGGAACAGTCCGTTATGCTAGTGTGCATGCTCATTTAGGGAGAACGTGTAGCAGGAGAGATGATCTAGAATCTCTTGCATATACACTTATTTTCCTTCTTCGAGGTCGTTTGCCTTGGCAAGGATACCAG GGAGAGAATAAAGGCTTCCTTGTATGCAAGAAGAAGATGTCAACATCTCCAGAAGCCTTGTGTTGCTTCTGTCCGGCGCCTTTTAAACAGTTTGTTGAACATGTGGTCAACTTGAAGTTTGATGAAGAACCTAATTATGCCAAATATATCTCTCTCTTTGATGGTATTGTTGGTCCAAATCCGGATATCCGTCCAATTAACACAGAAGGTGCACTGGAG CTTATCTATCAAGTTGGTCAAAAGAGAGGCCGGTTGTCTATGGATGAGGAGGAAGATGAACAACCAAAGAAGAAGCTTCGTTTGGGCATGCCAGCGACGCAATGGATTAGTGTTTACAATGCTCGTAGGCCAATGAAGCAAAG GTATCACTATAATGTGGCAGATGGAAGGCTTGCACAGCATATTGAAAAAGGAAATGAGGATGGCTTATTTATCAGCAGTGTAGCTTCCTGTCAAAATCTATGGGCCCTTATAATGGATGCTGGGACTGGTTTCTCTGCACAAGTGTATGAACTCTCACCATATTTCCTTCATAAG GAATGGATAATGGAGCAGTGGGAGAAGAACTATTATATCAGTGCAATAGCAGGGGCTACAAATGGGGGCTCCTTAGTAGTAATGTCAAAAG GTACTTCGTATTTGCAGCAGTCATATAAAGTGAGTGAGTCCTTTCCTTTCAAGTGGATTAACAAAAAATGGAGAGAGGGTTTCCATGTCACTTCAATGGCCACTTCTGGTAGCAGATGGGGGGTAGTAATGTCCCGCGGTGCTGGATTTTCTGACCAG GTTGTTGAACTGGACTTCCTTTATCCTAGTGAAGGAATCCATCGACGGTGGGATAGTGGGTATCGTATAACAGCTACA